In Sphingobacterium sp. PCS056, the following proteins share a genomic window:
- a CDS encoding bifunctional aldolase/short-chain dehydrogenase, with translation MKTYKNVNYLWDDQKAKSLEGDEVALLLYRSNILGADLRITNYGGGNTSCKVWEKDPLTDEDVEVMWIKGSGGDIGTLKKSGLAALYLQRLRHLANVYRGIDYEDEMVELFNHCIFDLSSKAPSIDTPLHGFLPFKHIDHLHPDAAIAIAAAKDGKKITEELFNGAIGWVDWQRPGFDLGLQLQACLHANPDIRGIMLGSHGLFTWGDTAYDCYINSLDIIETCAAYLEKNYGQRGPVFGGQKIESLQKEDRNAQASKLAPILRGFCSSERHMIGHFTDDERVLEFINSHDLERLAPLGTSCPDHFLRTKIQPLVLHLDKSENLDDVEELKTKLEPLFEDYRLMYEKYYENCKHDNSPLIRDKNPVIVLYPGVGLFSFAKDKQTARVAAEFYTNAINVMKGAEAVSAYTALPRQEAFDIEYWLLEEAKLQRMPRPKALSGKIALVTGSGGGIGKAIAKKMAQEGAVIVLNDINAERLAACEQDFVSEFGRDAVITTILDVTNEAQIKQALNDAALAFGGVDIIVNNAGLSISKTIEDHTQKDWDLLYNVLVKGQFLVTQAVTPILKGQNIGGDILNIVSKNALVSGPNNAAYGSAKGAQLHLSRLCAAELGLSKIRVNVVNPDAVISDSNIWAGGWAEGRALAYGVSVEELPAYYAKRTLLNEIILPEDIANACFVYVSGLLNKSTGNVLNVDGGVAMAFVR, from the coding sequence GTGAAAACGTACAAAAATGTCAATTACTTGTGGGACGATCAAAAAGCGAAATCATTGGAAGGCGATGAAGTTGCTTTATTATTATATCGTTCAAATATTTTAGGCGCAGATCTAAGAATTACCAATTATGGAGGAGGTAATACTTCTTGTAAAGTCTGGGAGAAAGATCCACTCACAGATGAAGATGTTGAAGTGATGTGGATAAAAGGATCTGGAGGCGATATTGGTACTTTGAAAAAATCAGGACTTGCAGCATTATATCTGCAGCGTTTACGTCATCTAGCAAATGTCTATAGAGGGATCGATTATGAAGATGAAATGGTGGAATTATTCAATCACTGTATTTTTGATTTAAGTTCTAAGGCTCCTTCGATTGATACGCCATTGCATGGTTTTCTACCTTTCAAACATATTGATCACTTACATCCTGATGCTGCAATCGCAATAGCCGCAGCAAAAGATGGAAAGAAAATTACGGAAGAACTGTTTAATGGTGCCATTGGTTGGGTGGATTGGCAACGTCCCGGATTTGATTTAGGATTACAACTGCAGGCTTGTCTTCATGCAAATCCAGATATCCGCGGTATTATGTTGGGATCTCACGGTTTATTTACCTGGGGGGATACTGCTTACGATTGCTATATCAATTCACTGGATATAATTGAAACCTGTGCCGCATATCTGGAAAAGAATTATGGTCAAAGAGGTCCTGTATTTGGCGGACAAAAGATCGAAAGCCTCCAAAAGGAAGACCGGAATGCTCAAGCTTCAAAATTAGCTCCTATATTAAGAGGATTTTGTTCAAGCGAACGTCATATGATCGGACATTTTACAGACGATGAACGCGTATTGGAATTCATTAATTCTCATGATCTGGAGCGATTAGCTCCTCTGGGAACAAGTTGTCCCGATCATTTTTTAAGAACTAAAATTCAGCCTTTGGTACTCCACTTGGATAAGTCAGAGAATTTGGATGATGTGGAAGAACTGAAAACAAAATTGGAACCCTTATTTGAAGACTATCGTTTGATGTACGAGAAGTACTATGAAAATTGTAAGCATGATAATAGTCCCCTTATTCGAGATAAAAATCCAGTCATTGTTTTATATCCTGGAGTAGGTCTGTTTTCATTTGCAAAAGATAAACAAACTGCTCGTGTGGCTGCCGAGTTTTATACCAATGCCATCAATGTGATGAAAGGTGCAGAAGCTGTTAGTGCGTATACAGCGCTGCCAAGGCAAGAGGCTTTTGATATTGAATATTGGTTGTTGGAAGAAGCCAAATTGCAACGTATGCCGCGACCTAAGGCTCTTTCAGGTAAAATTGCGCTAGTGACCGGAAGTGGTGGGGGTATTGGTAAAGCTATAGCAAAGAAAATGGCACAAGAAGGAGCTGTTATTGTGTTAAATGATATCAATGCCGAACGACTTGCAGCTTGTGAGCAAGATTTTGTATCGGAATTTGGTAGAGATGCCGTTATTACCACGATCCTCGATGTAACCAATGAAGCGCAGATTAAACAGGCACTTAATGATGCCGCATTGGCATTTGGAGGTGTTGATATCATTGTCAATAACGCAGGATTATCCATTTCTAAAACGATTGAAGATCATACTCAAAAGGACTGGGACTTACTGTACAATGTATTGGTAAAAGGTCAGTTTTTAGTTACTCAAGCAGTTACTCCAATCTTGAAGGGACAAAATATAGGGGGTGACATTCTTAATATTGTTAGTAAAAATGCGTTGGTCAGTGGTCCTAACAATGCGGCTTATGGCAGTGCTAAAGGAGCACAGTTACATTTAAGCCGTTTGTGTGCTGCGGAATTAGGTCTATCAAAAATACGCGTAAATGTGGTTAATCCTGATGCGGTTATTTCTGATAGTAATATTTGGGCCGGTGGATGGGCAGAAGGCCGCGCACTAGCATATGGTGTAAGTGTTGAGGAATTGCCAGCTTATTATGCTAAACGTACTTTATTGAACGAGATTATTCTTCCTGAGGATATTGCAAATGCTTGTTTTGTTTATGTAAGCGGTTTGTTAAATAAATCTACAGGAAATGTTCTGAACGTCGATGGCGGGGTTGCAATGGCATTTGTACGCTAA
- a CDS encoding TIM barrel protein, which produces MILNKQVVDQHNNQLLDKHKRNFTHLSSDITHLDYILEKLQQFQIAIPSWALGTGGTRFGRFSGAGEPGNLEQKLEDVGLLHALNKSSGAISLHIPWDIPTDANKIKELADSLGIAFDAVNSNTFQDQPHQAYSYKHGSLHHVDQRVRKQAVDHNIEVINYGKSLGSKALTVWLADGSSFPGQLNFREAFQNTLASLQEIYHHLPEDWKLFVEYKAFEPHFYSTTIGDWGQSLLLANKLGPKAYTLVDLGHHLPNANIEQIVSLLLMEKKLGGFHFNDSKYADDDLTAGSIKPYQLFLIFNELIDGMDLHGMDHASGLGWMIDASHNLKDPLIDLLQSVEAIKIAYAQALLVDREALKKAQQSNDIVKAQELLQDAFRTDVRALVAEARLRMGGAIDPVQLFQENEIRSQLIAERGLNTVATGL; this is translated from the coding sequence ATGATACTAAACAAACAGGTCGTAGATCAACATAATAATCAATTACTCGATAAACATAAAAGAAATTTTACTCATCTCTCTTCGGATATTACCCATCTAGACTACATTTTAGAAAAGCTTCAGCAATTTCAAATTGCAATACCTAGCTGGGCTCTTGGTACTGGTGGTACCCGTTTTGGACGATTTTCTGGTGCCGGAGAGCCAGGAAATTTGGAGCAAAAATTAGAAGATGTCGGATTATTGCATGCTTTAAATAAATCCAGCGGAGCGATTTCTTTGCATATACCTTGGGATATCCCTACAGACGCTAACAAAATAAAGGAATTGGCAGATTCTTTAGGGATCGCATTTGACGCAGTGAATTCGAACACCTTTCAAGATCAACCCCATCAAGCCTACAGCTATAAACATGGTTCATTGCATCATGTCGATCAAAGAGTGCGTAAGCAGGCTGTTGATCATAATATTGAGGTGATTAATTATGGAAAATCACTTGGCTCTAAAGCGTTAACAGTTTGGCTGGCTGATGGATCGTCTTTTCCGGGTCAATTGAATTTTCGTGAAGCATTCCAAAATACGCTTGCTAGCTTACAAGAAATCTATCATCACCTTCCAGAAGATTGGAAATTATTTGTTGAGTATAAAGCATTTGAACCTCATTTTTATTCCACCACAATTGGAGATTGGGGACAATCATTATTGCTGGCCAATAAGCTAGGTCCCAAAGCGTATACCTTGGTTGATCTGGGGCATCACTTGCCGAATGCAAATATTGAGCAGATCGTGTCTTTATTGTTGATGGAAAAAAAATTGGGTGGTTTTCATTTTAATGATAGTAAATATGCCGATGATGATCTTACGGCAGGGAGTATCAAGCCTTATCAACTCTTTTTGATCTTTAATGAATTAATCGATGGGATGGACCTTCACGGTATGGATCACGCTTCTGGTTTAGGATGGATGATTGATGCTTCACACAATTTAAAAGATCCGTTGATTGATTTATTGCAATCTGTAGAAGCCATTAAAATTGCTTATGCACAGGCGTTGTTGGTTGATCGTGAAGCTTTAAAAAAGGCACAGCAAAGCAATGATATTGTGAAGGCCCAAGAACTATTGCAAGATGCTTTCCGAACAGATGTTAGAGCGCTAGTGGCGGAGGCAAGATTGCGGATGGGAGGGGCAATTGATCCTGTCCAGCTTTTTCAAGAAAATGAAATCAGAAGTCAATTAATCGCGGAGAGAGGTTTAAATACTGTGGCAACGGGATTATAA
- a CDS encoding FGGY-family carbohydrate kinase: MNDKKIPVVAIFDVGKTNKKLFLFDEHYHIVFERSARFLETTDEDGDPCENLESLRLSVFDSLHEIFRKNEFEIKAINFTSYGASFVYIDEHGRPLTPLYNYLKEFPTAIQEDVYAKNGGKESFSMITSSPALGSLNSGFQLLRLKKEKPAIFKQVKFALHLPQYLSFLVSGKTYSDMTSIGCHTGLWDFEKGDYHDWVKEEGIQEKLAPIVQGNEVFDGAFPGSPYRVGPGLHDSSSALIPYLLNFHEPFILISTGTWCIAFNPFNHRALTVDELKQDCLFYQSYAGTPVKASRLFAGYEHELQSKRIADFFQVTTAKFRNLQINWSIVDQLSLSEIDSDLKAFSTIPLERFQNYEEAYHSLVLYLIKAQVQSTKLILDTNQVSRIFVDGGFSKNHIYMNLLAKEFSEVEVFAASMAQATALGAALVIHEHWNTQSIPNDIIELRYYRANY; encoded by the coding sequence ATGAATGATAAGAAAATTCCAGTTGTTGCTATTTTTGATGTTGGTAAAACAAATAAGAAGCTGTTTCTTTTTGATGAGCATTATCACATCGTATTCGAACGTTCGGCTCGGTTTTTAGAAACAACAGATGAAGATGGTGATCCATGTGAGAATCTAGAAAGCCTTCGTTTGTCTGTATTTGATTCTCTTCATGAGATATTTCGAAAAAATGAATTTGAAATCAAAGCAATAAATTTCACTTCTTATGGGGCTAGTTTTGTTTACATTGATGAGCATGGACGCCCATTGACACCGCTATACAATTATCTCAAAGAATTTCCAACTGCTATTCAAGAGGATGTATATGCAAAAAATGGTGGCAAAGAATCATTTTCGATGATTACCTCTTCGCCAGCTTTGGGAAGCCTAAATTCAGGCTTCCAACTCTTGCGGTTGAAAAAGGAAAAACCAGCTATATTTAAACAGGTTAAGTTTGCGCTGCACTTGCCGCAATACTTAAGCTTTCTGGTTTCTGGAAAAACATATTCGGATATGACCAGCATTGGCTGTCATACGGGTCTTTGGGATTTTGAGAAAGGTGATTATCACGATTGGGTGAAAGAGGAAGGTATACAGGAAAAATTGGCTCCTATTGTACAGGGAAACGAGGTATTTGATGGCGCATTTCCAGGTAGCCCTTATCGTGTTGGACCTGGTTTACATGATAGTTCATCAGCCTTGATACCTTATTTGTTGAATTTTCATGAACCCTTTATTTTAATCTCTACAGGTACTTGGTGTATTGCTTTCAACCCTTTTAATCATCGTGCTTTAACCGTTGATGAGTTAAAACAGGATTGCTTATTTTATCAATCCTATGCAGGAACTCCTGTGAAGGCTTCTCGATTATTTGCAGGTTATGAACATGAGTTGCAATCGAAACGAATCGCTGATTTCTTTCAGGTGACGACTGCTAAATTTCGTAATCTACAAATTAATTGGTCGATTGTTGATCAATTATCATTGTCGGAAATTGACAGTGATTTAAAGGCTTTTTCAACAATACCATTAGAAAGATTTCAAAATTACGAAGAGGCTTATCATAGTTTAGTCTTGTATTTAATCAAGGCGCAGGTTCAATCAACTAAGCTTATTTTAGACACCAATCAGGTATCTAGAATATTTGTCGATGGCGGGTTTAGTAAAAATCATATTTATATGAATTTATTAGCAAAGGAATTTTCTGAAGTGGAGGTTTTTGCAGCCTCTATGGCGCAAGCGACGGCATTGGGAGCAGCTCTGGTGATCCATGAACATTGGAATACTCAATCTATCCCTAATGATATTATTGAGTTACGTTATTATAGAGCAAATTATTAA
- a CDS encoding rhamnogalacturonan acetylesterase encodes MEKIFHRILSTILGGIFCMTIFTCTYAQEQYIYSFGSKIKKEKNEININDAIRYDSQSGFGFDFGTEKNIFLKNNCLISDKPFYFSFKLSEGAYKITVRYAPQKNSFTSTIRAESRRNYLNQYVVHSTGMPEQTFVVQVKDAKISTTETIKLKERERHKLDWDDKLTLEFQGQNFIESIRIESAKDITSIFLAGNSTVVNQEEEPWASWGQMIPAYFDDQVVVVNQAESGLSLGSFLSAYRFNKILTDAQPGDYLFVEFGHNDQKEKGEYAGAFLSYSDRLRLFVREFRKKGGTPIIVTSTARRAFDDDGNVVNTLGDFPEAARMVADELNVPVIDLNLMTTQFYQALGVEGSKKALVHYAAGTFPNQPEPLADNTHFNTYGAHEIALMVLQGIEKSKLPLAKHIQNFDGYDSIHPNDWKKWNWPPSMITGATKPDGN; translated from the coding sequence ATGGAAAAAATATTTCATCGAATTTTAAGCACCATATTGGGGGGTATTTTTTGTATGACGATATTCACTTGCACGTATGCTCAGGAGCAATATATTTACAGTTTTGGTTCCAAAATAAAAAAGGAGAAAAATGAAATAAATATCAATGATGCGATCCGTTATGATTCGCAGAGCGGTTTTGGATTTGATTTTGGGACAGAAAAAAATATTTTTCTTAAAAATAACTGTTTGATCAGCGACAAGCCTTTTTATTTCTCTTTTAAATTATCAGAAGGTGCATATAAAATAACAGTTCGATATGCTCCTCAAAAAAATAGTTTTACGAGTACCATACGTGCTGAGTCAAGACGCAATTATTTAAATCAGTATGTGGTCCATTCAACCGGAATGCCTGAACAAACATTTGTGGTTCAGGTAAAAGATGCAAAAATTAGTACAACAGAAACCATAAAATTAAAGGAAAGAGAACGTCATAAATTGGATTGGGATGATAAATTGACATTAGAGTTTCAGGGGCAAAATTTTATTGAATCTATTCGAATTGAAAGCGCAAAGGATATAACGTCTATCTTTTTAGCTGGAAACTCTACTGTTGTGAATCAAGAAGAAGAGCCATGGGCATCTTGGGGACAAATGATACCCGCATATTTTGACGATCAAGTCGTTGTGGTCAACCAGGCGGAGTCTGGTCTCTCGCTAGGATCATTTCTTTCTGCTTATCGATTCAATAAAATATTGACAGATGCTCAACCTGGTGATTATCTATTTGTAGAATTTGGACATAATGATCAAAAAGAAAAAGGCGAATATGCAGGTGCATTTTTATCGTATTCGGATAGGTTGAGACTATTTGTAAGGGAGTTTAGGAAAAAAGGAGGTACTCCTATTATTGTCACTTCTACAGCACGAAGAGCTTTTGATGATGATGGAAATGTTGTCAATACTTTAGGTGATTTTCCAGAAGCGGCTCGAATGGTTGCCGATGAATTGAATGTTCCTGTCATTGATCTCAACTTGATGACAACTCAATTCTATCAGGCATTGGGAGTTGAAGGTTCAAAAAAAGCTCTTGTTCATTATGCTGCAGGAACTTTTCCTAATCAACCTGAGCCACTAGCTGACAATACTCATTTTAACACTTACGGTGCTCATGAAATAGCATTGATGGTTTTACAAGGTATTGAGAAAAGCAAATTGCCACTTGCCAAACATATTCAAAATTTTGATGGGTATGACTCCATTCATCCAAATGATTGGAAGAAATGGAATTGGCCCCCCAGTATGATCACTGGTGCCACAAAACCTGATGGTAATTAA
- a CDS encoding glycoside hydrolase family 105 protein, which produces MILKKRIYSLSFLLLLLGSHSFGQQVGSTIESNDSNTPLHLLQPDYPVRYGEVTTSGIKKTIDRVYAYLNNVTPVMLEHAQSHKPIKDIHLIDTNSIFKKGDFRLISYEWGVTYGAMLRVTETTHDQKYADYTHRRLELIADVLPQFRALEEQYPGYRSPVHSVLQPHALDDAGAMCAAMIKAQRSNALKKDINGITHHYIDYILNKEFRLSDGTLARNRPLPNTLWLDDLYMSLPALAQMSMYSEDPQYMDEAIRQFWLFTDKMFLPEKGLYRHGWVQDMDPHPAFHWARANGWALLTMVELLNVLSDKHAAKGALLAQYKKHVQGLASLQDGTGFWHQLLDRNNSYLETSATAIYAYCIARGINAGWLDKKAYGPMVLQAWNAVDSQVNHEGQVMGTCVGTGMGFDPAFYYFRPVNKFAAHGYGPVLLAGAEIYELINNNKYVINDSSVQF; this is translated from the coding sequence ATGATTTTAAAAAAAAGGATTTACAGTCTATCTTTTTTGTTGTTACTATTAGGAAGTCATTCCTTTGGACAGCAGGTGGGGAGTACCATCGAATCCAATGATTCAAATACGCCTTTACATTTACTACAGCCGGATTATCCTGTTCGTTATGGTGAAGTGACAACATCGGGTATTAAAAAAACAATAGATCGCGTATATGCTTATTTGAATAATGTCACTCCTGTGATGTTGGAGCATGCGCAAAGCCATAAGCCAATAAAAGATATTCATCTGATCGATACGAACAGTATTTTTAAAAAAGGTGATTTTCGATTGATCAGTTATGAATGGGGGGTGACTTATGGTGCTATGCTTCGTGTCACGGAAACCACTCATGATCAAAAATATGCTGATTATACACATCGTCGATTAGAATTGATTGCAGATGTTCTCCCTCAATTTCGTGCTTTGGAAGAACAATATCCGGGTTACCGCTCGCCTGTACATTCGGTATTGCAACCACATGCTTTGGACGATGCTGGGGCGATGTGCGCAGCTATGATCAAGGCACAGCGATCCAATGCCCTAAAAAAGGATATTAATGGCATTACTCATCATTACATTGACTATATTTTAAATAAAGAATTTCGCTTGAGCGATGGCACTCTGGCACGAAATAGGCCTCTACCGAATACACTTTGGTTAGATGATCTGTATATGAGTTTGCCTGCTTTGGCACAGATGTCTATGTATAGTGAAGATCCTCAATATATGGATGAAGCGATCCGGCAATTTTGGTTATTTACTGATAAAATGTTTTTACCAGAGAAGGGTTTATATCGGCATGGCTGGGTGCAGGATATGGATCCGCATCCTGCATTTCATTGGGCCAGAGCCAACGGGTGGGCATTATTGACTATGGTCGAACTTTTGAATGTATTATCAGATAAACATGCCGCTAAGGGTGCATTATTAGCACAGTATAAAAAACATGTGCAGGGTTTGGCATCCCTTCAAGATGGTACAGGTTTTTGGCATCAGTTGCTGGATCGAAATAACTCTTATTTAGAAACATCGGCAACAGCAATTTATGCGTATTGTATAGCTAGGGGCATCAATGCGGGCTGGTTGGATAAAAAAGCTTATGGACCTATGGTTCTTCAAGCCTGGAATGCCGTTGATTCTCAAGTCAATCATGAGGGGCAAGTTATGGGTACTTGTGTAGGTACAGGTATGGGGTTTGATCCTGCTTTTTATTATTTTAGGCCTGTCAATAAATTTGCGGCTCATGGTTATGGTCCTGTTTTACTTGCTGGTGCTGAAATATATGAATTGATTAATAATAATAAGTACGTGATCAACGATAGTTCGGTACAGTTTTAA
- a CDS encoding glycoside hydrolase family 43 protein has product MKKLFLFPLLLLLGFCVKGQSSVYLFSYFVDNGADGLHLAYSLDGLKWEPLHHGKSFLKPMIGKDKLMRDPSICLGPDGNFHLVWTTGWWDKSIGYSSSKDLMQWTAQKSIPVMEEESEAKNAWAPEVFYDKAEQQYHVMWASTIPGRHLEVNTSASEKGLNHRMYSVSTRDFTVFSKTSLFFNPDFSVIDAAIFQKHNDEYMMFLKNENSNPPEKNIRFTVSKSLKNGFPTEVSKPITGSYWAEGPAPLLVGEYIYVYFDKYRDHQYGAVRSKDGVDWEDVSDQVSFPKGTRHGTAFKVDRTILENIWRASE; this is encoded by the coding sequence ATGAAAAAACTATTTCTTTTCCCACTATTGTTGTTATTGGGATTTTGTGTCAAGGGACAATCTTCTGTTTATCTCTTTTCCTATTTTGTAGATAATGGCGCTGATGGATTGCATCTTGCTTACAGTTTGGATGGTCTAAAATGGGAACCCCTACACCATGGTAAATCATTTCTCAAGCCTATGATCGGGAAAGATAAACTGATGCGTGATCCTAGTATTTGTTTAGGTCCAGATGGAAATTTTCATTTGGTATGGACAACTGGATGGTGGGATAAGAGTATTGGTTATTCGTCTTCTAAAGATCTTATGCAGTGGACAGCACAAAAGTCTATTCCTGTCATGGAGGAGGAGTCTGAAGCAAAAAATGCTTGGGCTCCTGAGGTCTTTTATGACAAAGCTGAGCAACAGTACCATGTCATGTGGGCAAGTACGATACCTGGACGTCATCTGGAAGTGAATACAAGTGCGAGTGAGAAAGGATTAAATCATCGTATGTATAGTGTTTCCACACGAGATTTTACTGTTTTTTCTAAAACCAGTTTATTTTTCAATCCAGATTTTAGCGTGATCGATGCGGCTATTTTTCAGAAACATAACGACGAGTATATGATGTTTCTGAAAAATGAAAACTCTAATCCACCAGAAAAAAATATCCGATTTACGGTCAGTAAAAGTTTAAAAAATGGGTTTCCTACAGAAGTTTCTAAACCGATCACCGGTAGCTATTGGGCTGAAGGACCTGCTCCTCTTCTAGTAGGCGAATATATCTATGTCTATTTCGATAAATATCGTGACCATCAGTATGGTGCAGTCCGTAGTAAAGATGGTGTAGATTGGGAGGATGTTTCGGATCAGGTTAGTTTTCCAAAAGGGACAAGGCATGGTACTGCTTTTAAGGTAGATCGAACGATATTGGAAAATATATGGAGAGCCAGTGAGTAA